Proteins from a single region of Palaemon carinicauda isolate YSFRI2023 chromosome 1, ASM3689809v2, whole genome shotgun sequence:
- the LOC137638570 gene encoding uncharacterized protein → MSVSDRTVERLIFELADNVNQQHLVALRKYKCVQCALDESVDINGIPCLAVSARFSDTEVHKMSSLKTVNDYTKGNDKLKAFTDHFENREDIGKIFITTDGAPVMVGKIKALQNG, encoded by the coding sequence ATGTCTGTCTCAGATAGAACCGTGGAGAGACTTATTTTTGAATTGGCTGATAATGTAAATCAGCAGCATTTGGTTGCTTTAAGAAAGTACAAATGTGTTCAGTGTGCACTAGATGAAAGCGTGGATATCAATGGCATTCCCTGCTTGGCAGTTTCTGCCAGGTTTAGTGACACAGAGGTACACAAGATGAGCTCTCTTAAAACTGTGAATGACTATACCAAGGGAAATGACAAACTGAAGGCATTCACTGACCATTTTGAGAACAGAGAAGATATAGGAAAGATTTTTATTACAACAGATGGTGCTCCTGTTATGGTAGGAAAAATAAAGGCTTTACAAAATGGTTGA